One Trichoderma asperellum chromosome 5, complete sequence genomic region harbors:
- a CDS encoding uncharacterized protein (TransMembrane:1 (n4-15c20/21o227-247i)~EggNog:ENOG41~SECRETED:SignalP(1-20)) produces the protein MLRLLTSFAAVGAVLPAAEAIIVAPNSPCSVNCGNVLDATTPADIVCKPDEYTGGYDNGAGTVFQGCVQCELNSGYATDGNYTDNMAALYNLRYAVSYCVFNEPKHDGYTNNPCITSKACGVFAEAIAYHNLSAKYDDFGYCDIWPTGDTIDYLGCIQCLQVTDNYLANFVTALEAGCQQKPAAGKHLGLQGNIFSSNVVNITIPTQTPEVNPAWFDHGPLTLGGKVGIAVGGFIFLLILAGAAVICRGRRRRKAFLSKLQANMPQMASNHGGWPSMPMGHDTGETPISQRPLRNWDDSPVTINTEKNFPRYFSPYSSQYNSPVSATDVNHMPWPEPALGSPRALREIGLALGSAVDVSNTANNGGNERWPLSPEDKGKMKDESYEMQHVDSAGGSVAPDKRALQVETPILGHPGYGRNSDSPPRQYDVNGPSA, from the exons ATGCTACGCCTCTTGACAAGCTTCGCAGCCGTTGGCGCCGTGCTGCCGGCGGCCGAGGCCATCATCGTTGCGCCAAACTCGCCGTGCTCGGTCAACTGCGGCAATGTCCTGGACGCGACGACCCCGGCCGACATTGTCTGCAAGCCGGACGAGTACACCGGCGGCTATGACAATGGAGCTGGCACGGTGTTCCAGGGCTGTGTCCAGTGCGAGCTGAACAGCGGGTATGCCACGGACGGCAATTATACCGATAATATGGCGGCGCTCT ATAACCTGCGGTATGCTGTATCATACTGCGTCTTCAATGAGCCGAAGCATGATGGTTATACCAACAATCCGTGTATTACGAG CAAAGCCTGTGGTGTCTTCGCCGAAGCTATTGCGTACCATAACCTATCAGCCAAGTACGACGACTTTGGCTACTGCGATATATGGCCCACTGGCGACACCATCGACTACCTCGGCTGTATCCAGTGCCTTCAAGTAACTGACAACTACTTGGCAAATT TTGTTACTGCTCTCGAGGCTGGATGTCAGCAGAAGCCAGCTGCTGGAAAGCATCTGGGGCTCCAGGGAAACATCTTTTCAAGCAACGTCGTCAACATTACTATTCCCACACAGACCCCGGAGGTAAACCCAGCCTGGTTCGATCACGGCCCTTTGACTCTGGGTGGAAAAGTTGGCATTGCCGTTGGAGGATTTATTTTCCTGCTGATCCTTGCTGGGGCAGCCGTCATCTGCAGAGGCAGGAGACGGAGAAAGGCATTCCTCAGCAAGTTGCAGGCCAATATGCCGCAGATGGCTTCTAACCACGGTGGCTGGCCATCGATGCCTATGGGCCACGACACTGGCGAAACGCCCATTAGCCAGCGTCCCCTCCGGAACTGGGATGACTCTCCCGTGACCATCAACACCGAGAAGAACTTCCCTCGATACTTCTCACCCTACTCTTCTCAATACAACAGCCCTGTCAGTGCTACTGATGTGAACCACATGCCATGGCCGGAGCCAGCTTTGGGTTCTCCTCGCGCGCTGCGGGAAATTGGCCTTGCACTTGGTTCAGCCGTTGATGTCAGTAATACGGCTAATAATGGAGGCAATGAGCGATGGCCCTTGTCGCCCGAGGACAAGGGCAAGATGAAGGACGAGTCATACGAAATGCAGCACGTCGACAGTGCTGGAGGCAGCGTCGCTCCAGACAAGCGGGCTCTCCAGGTTGAAACTCCTATCCTAGGACACCCGGGCTACGGGAGAAACTCTGATAGCCCACCCAGACAATACGATGTGAATGGGCCTTCTGCATAA